AATTTCAGGTAATACATGTTACTACTCTTGTATGTATGGTTGACTTACCAAACAATACATTTGCTAaatgagtttctttttttatatcaagtTTGTGTAATAATGCACTTGTGCTTTTACAAACTATATCCAAAACCAGTGTAAATTTCACACATCTAAGCTTCAcgatataaataaatcagagtTCTTACTTTAGTCTTATACTTTAAAGACCCTTTATCTACTTAGCTTCACTTACTGCTAAATCTCCTTACTTCCGCTCTTATCAGTGCTTAAAAGGCACCTAATCAAAGATGATCAAATTCTGCACCTCTATAGTTAATCCTAATCACATTTTTGACATTGTTACATCCTAAAAAAACAACCACCACAAAGAAGCACTAAGGCTAGTAGTTCCTGGGTTCTGTCCTCTAAGTATCTTATTAAATTAATCAATTTTGCTTTGTCACATCAGTAAATCGAAGCTCACGGAAATAAAATAActacaataaaatattcatcATAACTCAAAGCTGCACTTATCTCTAACTAGATATAATGTTTGTTCTGCTTAAATACTAATGAATGACTGACTACTTTCACTGTTTACTTCTACTCACTCTTGGGGCCTCAACATTCTCATTTTATTAGATACAGGTGCAGCCTTTGACTCTGTGCTACCTCTTTTTAgagatattatatattgttcaagGCTTCGCTTTCCTTATTACAATGGTGACATTCAGCATAAATTTTACCTTTGTACAAAttccactttaaaaaaatactattacAACAGTTCTAAAGGTCAGCTGTGATACGAACAAGTTCTTATTTATTGGTTCAATAACAAAAGCAGTCCATTATACACAGAAGTCCATAAAGCTTCAGATGACAGATTCTATAGTGGATGGACATTCTGTGTCACCCAAATAAAGATGAGTtaacttttgagtctggttcctcttaaggttccttccttatgccatctcatgGATTTTCTCCTTGACAATGTCACCACTTACTTGCTCAGTAGGTATAAAAGTATAGGGAtaagaaatcattttaaatgtataattgtaatctttttatttccatACCTCTCTCCAGTTGCATTGCACTGCCTAGAATTTCACAAACCTCAGACCATGTTTAAGATGTTATTTCcatttgcattacatttgtattatCATATCTATATCTACTGACAAAACGCGCATTGGCAAAAATGTTGATACTCAGCTACATCATCAGCTCCTTATGCACAATTCATTTACTAACAGTTCTTAATCTTATTATTAGTTTACAGGTGAATGGTATCGTGTTGGCTGGGCTTATGACCACCCATTAGTTATTAAAtacaaaagcacatttttagTCTCAAGAGGTCATCTGATCGCTAATGAACATGGAGGAGCCAACCTTACAATGTGGACAATGAATAGGTACAGtccttttcttgtttttttttcagcatggcTGCAGAGTGATTCTATACCGTATTGCTGTAGTTTACAGCTAATGTACTCAACCAAACTATGTGCATAGACTATTTTGTGCTTTCAATGTTCTTAGGTTtaaagaaatgtacacacctcaaactgtgttttaaatgattacTTGTGTTATTTAACCCAAAATTACCTTTTCGATGTGATCTGTCAGCAACCTTTTTCTCTGCCCTTAGCCAAAAGACGTGCGATGTAAGTTCTTATATGTATAAGAAGACAGAGCTTCCTGGAGCTTTTACTTATTTCAGTCAAAGTAAGTCCTGTTCTTATGTAATTAAATTTGAGacatttcatatttcttttaacaaaatagagaaagacagaaacaaGTGGTTTAGTGATTTAAAAGTGATTTAAGTCCACAATAAATATTCTTTTTACTGTAGGGCACAAGATTGAAAAGGACATTACAGTGGTGGAGACTAACTACACTGACTACGGGGTCGTCCTGAAGTACAAGAATATGAACAAAGAATACACTCAGCTGGCTCTCTATGGTGTGCTCATAAAGTTCCTTTAGAATCCAGTGCTTTTCCTGAACTTCTTACCCCACTGACACTTTTTCTATGTATGCTTTAGGGCGAAAGCCAGAACTTCCTATTGAGCTGGTAGAACAATTCAGATCCTTTGCCTTGTCTATCGGGTTTCCAGAGGGGGCCATCGTTACACCAGTCATTTTGGGTGAGTTTGATGCGGAGCACAAAGTAAACAAGAATTTGACCGAGATCTGTGTGGGATGTCTGTTTGCATGCCTTTTAATGTTTACAGAGCAAATATAACGCTGGACAGAGAGAATAAACATTATTACAGAGATAGACTCTAGTGACCATAGTGGGTTCATATGGCTTGTAATACAATGCAATAAACTACATGTATGTAAAGGATGGTGATTAATCTGACCAGCAATGTCATGTGTAATAAATCATGACTAGTATTTGGGATTGGATAGATGTTTATAAATCACTTAAGAAATCCCATtgtgacaaatattttattgtattacagACCCATGTCCTCTTCCAGAACCAAGGTATGATACAAGGCACACAtctggtttaaaaatatatttatctatgACTTTAAAGCTTAATGATATTTTACTAAAACCTTTCACCTGCAGTAATATGACAGAACTGCTGGACTAGAAGAGTCAGGTCCTTTCCCTGGTTTCCGGTCCAGCTGGTGTTGTATCAGTGCAGTAGATTAAGTTACAACTGTTATCCAGATGTTATCCTGATCTTTGGTAAAAAGAAATTCTGTGCAACTGTTGGTGCTTgtcattattatataatcacAGCTCTTCctcttatgtacagtaaataataagtaataacaGACTGAATTGTTATACTGTTATATACTTGTGGAATTTCttatttgttataataatttacaagtaagaataaaaaatgttgcagtGATATTCCTGTGATATTTCTTTTActcaccagaggtcagtgttgTAAAATTGTACAAGTTTTTAGTTTTCCTCTAGAATTGGCCCAATTTGCAGTCActggtttattttatatctaatagTATGGTTTGAACATACATTCAATTAATTGTGTCACAATAATGACATTATTAAGGTAAAGAGTTTTATTACCTGTTATTTTCTGCTTAGTTCAAAACTCCATATTAGTTTTCATTGGTAAAAATTATTTCTGTTCTTTACACTGcaaagaaattatataaatcaaATCTTGTCTTGCACGTAGGCATGTTTAACTACTATTTCTCATTAACAGACTTGATTCATTTACAGCTTGTCTGAGTCTATTCTATTTTCTGATTCTATGAGCAGATCATTAGCTTTTTTAGGTGTTTGTTTCTAGAAACAAGCACAATTATCTGAATAACAGTAAGACAATTTTAAGACAATATGAACAAAGACTTGAATACAATACAGTATAGAACTTAATGATGTTCATAATGAAGAGTTATTTTAATAGCTCTGTTTCATTTGCTAAGATATATGAATTTGTattgaaaatatttgtacagtaaatgttaaacattacGTAATATTGCCATATGTTCCATTCTTTCATTGTGTCTCATTTCTATGACAACCTGTAGtctacacaattacacacacacacacacacacacacacacacacacacacacacacacacacacacacacacacacacacacacacacacacacacacacacattgtttaatttaaataaatcttacTGTGTTTCTATAAATAAGTGTGATGTATGAGTGAATGGATTGTATCATGGATTAAATGCATACAGAACATGGGGTTCAATTCAAATAGTCAATGCATAATCAAAAACACATGTATATATTGTGGTTATGATTCAAATGCATTGAATTAACATGGGAAATGGTGTGTGAGTACTAGGATTGATGTTTTGGAAACTCCATGGTATTGTGAGGTTTTACTGTTAATATTATACATAGATTAACAATAGATTTTGCATTGTTGGACAGGTTTTGTGAGCTGGAATtagtctgggtttttttctgaACATTGGGATTGTTTCGAAAGGCAATTtgtctaaaagaaaaaagcctGGACGCCAGGAGCTAAATTTTCGGAGAAAATAACTTTTGTACCCTCACTTAAAAGAAACATAACtcatatttacaatttttattcaATAAGAAAcgaaaaaattctaaaaattgGCAGTTTAATAGCTAAAAAGTTTGTGCTAGTGGCTGCTAGGTCCCATCACTTTCAGACAGCAACAGCTGGGTCTTAAGGAAA
This region of Silurus meridionalis isolate SWU-2019-XX chromosome 27, ASM1480568v1, whole genome shotgun sequence genomic DNA includes:
- the lcn15 gene encoding lipocalin-15; translated protein: MLLAVLVLCSVVLWTHSYNSSEILPQSDFDLQQFTGEWYRVGWAYDHPLVIKYKSTFLVSRGHLIANEHGGANLTMWTMNSQKTCDVSSYMYKKTELPGAFTYFSQRHKIEKDITVVETNYTDYGVVLKYKNMNKEYTQLALYGRKPELPIELVEQFRSFALSIGFPEGAIVTPVILDPCPLPEPSNMTELLD